TCCGAACCCCAAGATGATGAGCCGCCTTTTCCAAAGACCTAGCCGCAAGAAACGTATGAGCAACACCAGATGGACAAGAAGTGATCGCCAATACATCCGCTTGTCCTTCTTCCGTTATCGAGCCACCCATGAACTGATTAGAATTTGCTTCGCCTTCGACCACGTTCTTTTTCAGTAGTATCACGATCAGAGCCGTCGTCAGTGCTCCTGCTAATGTCCCGACGATATAGCCAATTTTGCCATCAACCACTGGCAACACTATCCAACCACCCCATGGTGCATGGTTGATGACATGGAACATAAAGCCAACCACGTTACCGACAATGCCACCAGCAACAACAGCGGGCAGAACACGTGCGGGATCAGCTGCTGCAAATGGAATCGCACCTTCACTGATGCCGATCATGCCCATAATACCCGCTGCTTTTCCGGCTTCGCGTTCGTCTCGTTTGAATTTCTTAGGTGATATGAAAGTGGCAAGCGCCATGCCTAATGGTGGCGTACAAATGGCAATACCGACGCCCCCCATTAGCCAAGGTTGAGTGTTCACCTGCGTTTGAGCAAACAGCGTCGCCACTTTGTTGATTGGGCCGCCCATATCAAAGGCCGTCATCGCCCCTAAAATACTGCCCAACACCACTTTTCCTGAGCCCGCCATGCCAGTCAGCATTTGGTTCATCTCAAGCATCACATACGCGATAGGAGAACCAATCACCCACATCACCACCCCACAGGTTACAAAGGTGCCGACTAATGGATAGATGAAGATCGAACTCAGCGAGATCATACTGTCTGGCAGTTTGATCTTCTTGAGCACATTAACCACAAAGCCAGCGAAGAATCCGACCACAATTGCACCAAGGAAGCCGGTACTGTACTGATTCACTGCGAGCCAAGAACCAATCATGCCCGGTGCTAAGCCCGGTTTGTCGGCCATTGAATACGCAATGTAACCACCGAGCACAGCGGTAAACAGGGTTAGCCCCGCGATACCCATTTGTGCTATGTCAGCCAGAACACCGCTCTCAGGCACAGCGCCATGGCCAGACATCATTACCGACAAAGACAAAAGTACCCCACCCGCGACCACGAATGGGATCATGTGCGAAGTACCGTACAACAAGTGTTCTTTAAGACGATTAAGAGATTGTGCCCAAGGGCTTAATGGTTCGCTGTAAACTTCATGATGACTAGAAGCGTAGCTATCGAAAGATTCAGAATTCGCTTCGAGAAACAGCTTTTGAGCTTCCTCGACCGACTCTACCGCCTTTAATTTTGTAACAAAGCCATCTTCGATCAATCGAGTTGAGATCTGAGCCAGAACCTCAATATGATGATCATCGCTATTGTCTGGCGACGCGAGCATAAAAAACACATCCGACAGTTCGCCGCCGTCTGCGCCATAATCGATACCCGTTCGGCTAATACCTACCGCCACAGCAGGTTTAGCTACAGCAGTGCTTTTCGCGTGTGGAATCGCAATACCATCATCAAAGCCCGTATTGCCGATGGCCTCACGCTTCCAGATATCATCAAGGAATTCACTTTTATTGGAGAGCTTGCCCGCACGGTCAAGCAGTTCGACAAGCTCTTCAAATACCGCCTGTTTTGAGTCTGCCTTTAAATCCAGACAGATAATCTCCGGATCTATAATGTCAGTGATGTCCATGTGCTGCCTCGTCCGAGTACCAATTTAAGTAAATGAGATAAAGAGGTTAATAATATGAAAAGACTAACGAGGCAAGGCCGCTCGATATATAGGACGAAAGGTGCATTAACTGGATAATTGTAACCAAGAAGCAAGAGTGTGACGTTCACCTTTGAATTAAAAACGGGAATCCATAAACTTCCTAGATTCAGATAGTCCCATCGATCCAAGTAAACTGTCGATCTAAGCACACCGAGAATAATAATGAGAATTGTAGCGGTAACTGCGTGCCCTACAGGCATTGCGCACACCTATATGGCAGCTGATGCACTAAATAAAACAGCCCCAAAATTCAATGTTTCAATCAAGGTTGAGACTCAAGGCGCTATGGGGATTGAA
The nucleotide sequence above comes from Vibrio atlanticus. Encoded proteins:
- a CDS encoding fructose-specific PTS transporter subunit EIIC, translated to MDITDIIDPEIICLDLKADSKQAVFEELVELLDRAGKLSNKSEFLDDIWKREAIGNTGFDDGIAIPHAKSTAVAKPAVAVGISRTGIDYGADGGELSDVFFMLASPDNSDDHHIEVLAQISTRLIEDGFVTKLKAVESVEEAQKLFLEANSESFDSYASSHHEVYSEPLSPWAQSLNRLKEHLLYGTSHMIPFVVAGGVLLSLSVMMSGHGAVPESGVLADIAQMGIAGLTLFTAVLGGYIAYSMADKPGLAPGMIGSWLAVNQYSTGFLGAIVVGFFAGFVVNVLKKIKLPDSMISLSSIFIYPLVGTFVTCGVVMWVIGSPIAYVMLEMNQMLTGMAGSGKVVLGSILGAMTAFDMGGPINKVATLFAQTQVNTQPWLMGGVGIAICTPPLGMALATFISPKKFKRDEREAGKAAGIMGMIGISEGAIPFAAADPARVLPAVVAGGIVGNVVGFMFHVINHAPWGGWIVLPVVDGKIGYIVGTLAGALTTALIVILLKKNVVEGEANSNQFMGGSITEEGQADVLAITSCPSGVAHTFLAARSLEKAAHHLGVRIKVETQGANGIGNRITPKDIERARLVIFAHDVAIKEIERFANVKTLDVSTKEAMLNAQALIMRKV